agtgataattcaaattgaaaaagagaaaagaaaaagtataaaactcaggaacttaaaaaaaaatagtaaattactcttttaacctgtttgtgtttttaaatttaaaatgatttaactaaaagatagtgatattttagagagtttaaaaaTTTGTGTAAGGATATTTTAGTACACAAAATAATGAAACTCAATAGAGAATCCTcttattaatagtatagataaacAATTGTACCCGCTCTAGCTCATACATATTCACAAGAATTTTTgtgtgcatttttatttttgttgttggcaACGTTTTTGGCGATTGTCTTTTTccactaaaataataaagtctATATGGCAGCCTGTGCACCTCTCTACGTTAAGATGACTAGGGTTTTGACGTTTTCCTTGATATTACATTGGGGCTAGGGGTGGATGTTGCATTAACactaacacaaaaaaaaaaaaaaaagagttgattGATATTCCAATACTTGAACAACACAAATATAAGCGTACACAAGACTTTGTGCAAACAAAGCATGATGTGCAGGGTTGGAACCATGAATTTTGAGTTGGGGGCTAAACTATTGTGTCAAGATAAACTCAAATCACAAATAGACATTACCctaaaaaaatccacataatatatgtgtgtatgaaaatataaattttaaatttcttattctaAAGTAagttatatacatatacacaaaattatcaactttaatatgtatatatatacacctaGACACAAGATCTTCTTTATAAAAGAAACTTATAATCTTCTTAAACTCTAATAAGTATACAAACATTGTATAATTGGGTATATAACATACAAAtataaagaaccaaaaaaaaaaaaaaaaaaaaaaaaaaaaaaaaaaaaacgaatatGGTATCTTCCATCAAAGTCATGCTTGACAATAATATTTCACGTAATAAActtcatcaattattattattataacaaaattatacataatttcCTTTTTGATATATAAATTGTTTGCAAAACTTCATTCAtgtttgacaaatcaaaatcataacAATATAACTAAAGTCTCatatgagctttttttttttttttttttttttcttgataaaatcttgaaaatagaaaatttcaaccaaattgcATATATTATCAACGTTGAATGATTTGAATGCATTAATAGGATTTGAAATTGAGCTAAAAATTAGGGGTCCAACTATTTGCTCACAAAACTTACTACCtaattatttcattctattGCAATTGTATATCAACTCTAATGTACCTTTTGTTGATcaatgctttctttttctttgggggggccaaattctattttttcatataatctttaaatatttataaaaaaaaaacctatattgtaaaaaaaaattaaaaattttggaggggCCAAGGCCCCCAAGGATGCATGTGGCTCTGCCATTGATGATGAATCTCACTCTCAATAtcattttcaaacaattaaGGCTTTAATTAATATGATACTTTTTCTTTGATAACTTCCTTTATTCTCTGCCTAGAGTGTAATTGGTATCAGAACCTCTTACTTGTATACAATAAAACTCTATTATCTTTGAGAGTTCTGTAAATAAGTGTGAAGTAAAACTTTTAATCTAAAATCggttataaaaagaaaagagttctGTAAATAAGTGTGAAGTAAAACTTTTAATCTAAAATCggttataaaaagaaaaaactttcatttaattaatatatatattttgagaattcATTTAATGTAATTATATGTTTGTAGCATTACATTACATCAAATGTCAACGCAACTATACTGTCTAGTAACTAAAGACACACATGATGATTTCGTGCTACAAGAACGTAAATTTTTATGTAgctctttctattttttccatttatatatataagagtgaTGCTaagaatattataattaatatataagatTATTGTTGagaatattacaaatttaattatataaatcttacaaatttttttttttttttgagaaaaataaatcttacaaattgattgttacaaatttcataaaagtaatttaaatattcatttattatgcTGTTTAAGTAGCACTAATCATATTATTGTCCTAtcaatttctaagtgtttttgtaataaaatttataataattttaatacttACCTTTTTTATAATCTAGAGGGATGTTAGCTTTCCCATTCGTCTGTACACTCACAAAATTAAGAACACTTGAAATGCTTTGataccttattattattagctTAGTtagtctatttctttttttcttattatttattattataggGGTTTAAACCAAAAGTCAACAATAGGGAAGACGACTTGCATTGAAGTCATCAACAATGGCAAACTATATATCATTAGTAGGAATGGACATAACTAAAAAGGTGGTTTATCGGTCTTATCATCCGTGTCATTTGATCATTTGCCTAGAAAAGAGTGTCGGTtgtttagggtttgtttggatagaacttattttgctgaaactgaaaattgaaaactaaaaacactgtagcaaaataatttttaaatgtgtaaatagtgttgtgagactcatttttaatgaaaaaatggctgaaaagtgtaatttgtgggacccgtgaacagtgcacagatgcactgttcactgctGACTTAGTCAAAAGGTGCGgttgaagcaaaaaaaaaaaaaaaaaaaaaaaaaagctaaaaacgcAAAACACAGCAGGAAACGCGGATCCAAACTGCACCTTAGAAAAATTGTTATTTCTACATTAACTGCGTTCAAGGAACTCCCATCGCATCTCATGCAATGTGACATGTCTATGATGGCTATGTGAGGCTTAATTTGTGATTCATTTGGTTTGTGACCCGACTTGACATGGAAGCATGACAAttttaaataagagattttatgAGACTTAGTCTATGAAGATGAGATTTAttagattgaaaattttttggcttgattttaGCCCATTTGGACTTGCTTTTTAGGTATTTGTTTGCCGCTTCGAATTATGGTTTTTATGTATTAATGTATTGTAATTACTGTCTTTGTAATTTCTGTCTAACATAGTAAAAATGTGGTAGCTTTGTGAATGAAGACAAATTATTGAATCATATAAATATCTTATGTCGTGTGATtgcctttgtttgttttttttttctttctatgttTTGACTCTCACATATCTAAGGACCAAGATTGTGAAACCCAGACCGGACCGTATGGTTTGACCGGATTAACCGGAAACCGTTCATCAATATGCGTTTTTAACTCTCAAGAACTAGCCTATACAAGAAAAGCAGTGAACCGTGCAAACCGTGGTCAAACCTCCCGGGTTTAAAAACTGTTGACGGTTCTTGCGGTTCTGatctgaattttatttttggaacttACCACCATTGTTGATGCTTCAAACCGCCATGTGATGCTGTTAGACCTTTAGATCGCATcgcctctcttcttcttttctgtttCACTTGCACTTTCACTCtaatttttctgcattttttttgcctttttgcCATTTCAGTTACTGTGTTTGGACTGAGAACTCTAGAGTTGCTTTGTAGACGATGGAGATGGTGAAGTAATAATGCTTGGCTGTCGTCTACTCACTGACCAACCACTTTATTCTTGGGCTCTGTTTTGTATTAAGgctattatttaatgagtagacttctagcttcttctttttaagtcctttatctttttttgttttccactTTTAAATTTCATTGGAAAATTGACCTTTCAAATGGGCTTGGTTTAATTTGTACCTAAGGCATGGGCTTAATTTAGACGTaggtttcataaaaaaatatataatttatttttataaaattacgtTTTTGGTAcctaaatattttcttattttagtcaatttttctattatttctaatgtaaaatatttatttatttattaaataattattaaattaattatgatgttatCACGGTTCGATCCCAGTTCGACTTCGGTTCgatctcaaaaaccttgaacctctccattttactgttcaatgaacggtccgggtttGAAAACCTTACTAAGGACTCATGAAAATTCCCAACAATCTCTGTGGTACAACATGCATCAAATCAATTAGAAAAAACCAAGCTCTAGGGCATGCTTTGGAACAAGGAAGGAGAGTGAATAGTAAGTATAAAAGCCTCCAAACGTTAGAAGAAGGTatgaatttcaaaaccaaaaaatagaattgtTATTCTTAAACCTAGTTTGACTTTATAATTCGAGTGTCATCGATGAACTTCAAAACGATTTTTATTAGTGTTGTGCATACTAAAGCTGGAGAAACACCCCAACTTCCACGGTCTTTTTAAATCAAAGGATCTTACCTCTCATTTgccacaatttttacaataaattataaaatggagagagagagagagagagagagagagagagaagcctTGTTAATCAAGTTTAAATGACACAAATACCACAAATTGTACACATGTGAACAATAATAGACCAGCATTAGCATCTTCTTGTGTTTCATCTACAAAACGGAACCCAACACAGAGTACGTGACAATTTCACCACTTTAAGTCACTATTAGCCTTGTTAATCAAGTTTAAATGATACAAATACCACAAATTGTACACATGTGAACAATAATAGACCAGCATTAGCATCTTCTTGTGTTTCATATACAAAACGGAACCCAACACAGAGTACGTGACAATTTCACCACTTCAAGTCACTATTAGCCTTGTTAATCAAGTTTAAATGATACAAATACCACAAAAATTGTACACATGTGAACATTAATAGACCAGCAGTAGCATCTTCTTGTGTTTCATCTACAAAACGGAACCCAACACAGAGTACATGACAATTTCACCACTTTAAGATCCCATTTACAAATTCACGATAGACACCCTTCTAAGAAAAAGCTGGGAAATTAAACCCTTAATTATTCACATCAAAGATCTTCCATATATGGCACCCCAGTCCCTGAAATCCATTCATCTCCGGCCAAAAAATTCCTCACAGTAAATTTTCCAGCCTCTGCAGGACTCGATATAACATGATAGCCCTTCCATTTGACCCTCCCTGAAGTATCAGAACCACTCCCAGTGTTCATATATTCAGCATAATAAAGCGTATCCAGTGCAAAGTCTCCATCCCATGGATACCAACCTGCTGGGTTTATCAAACTACCCAAATCACACTTCATGAACACTGTCCTCGAGTACTCTTTCCATGGCCTCCCCAAATAAGTCTCAACGGAGCTCAAATCTTCCGCGGCCGTGACACGCGAATTATGGATAATTATACCTGTATTTTCATTGGGGTCCTGTCTTGATTGTGCAGTGATGGTGTTTTTCTGACCACTCATGGGTTTCCTCACGTAAATGTTACAGTTTTGAAAGACGGCCACGGCGTCCCCGAATATGAAGTCTTCGGTGCCGTATATGTCACAGTCGCGGTAGAATTGGCGCTGAGAAAACACGTACAAGGTGTCTTGGTACCCTTTGAAGCTACATCGGTAGAAGATGGACAAGTCCGAGGCCGAGAGGAGTGCGACGGCTTGGTGGTTTTCTGGTCCGGCTGTGTTTTCAAAGGTTATGTCCCGAGCGATGAAGCTGTCTCCAGAAATTGCTGTGACattgagaaagaaaattttacatgAGAAATTAATAGTAATATGCAAAATTTATGAATAGTAACTATTTCCGTACGTACTTCCACTGTTACTTTTTAGGTCGTTGTTCTTTCCTTTGTCGCTATTTGGTTCAACTCAATATTCAGGTAACCTCTGACATGGTTGGGTCCTGTTGAATTCATTCCTTTGTTGTTGAGCTTATGTCggttgtctcttttttttttgctaaatatgtCGGTTGTCTCTTTGTAGAAGAAAAAGATCAATAAAAATATCCGTATATGTGTATAATATTAGTATTTACATAtacttttataaatatatatacatatataattgtGACATATCTTCTCTCCATAAGTGTAATAGAGAGAATCTATTTcacaattcaaattttatttatttttgatttaatAGTGTATAGATTGTCAATTCATTTAAGATTTTAAATGAAGAAACATTTGATatacattttaatttataatatttaactGAACTATAAATAgattaatttcaaataaaaatgattctTAAGCTTATATTTGGAATAATTGTCTAGCTAAGCATTCACTCAGCGACAAAgtctaaaaattttcaaaactatgattaattaaaatcacTAGTCTTTTATCAATTGTGACATGGTTATtattgtttagcaaaaaaaaaaaaaaaaagtgacatgGTTATTATTGAAACTAAACATCGATCATTAATAATATCTCCTAGACAAGAAAGGACATATTCAAAGTACTTACCAAcggttataaaaaaaaaaaaaaaaaaaagagtacttaCCAACAGTCGCGGTTTTAAAAGTTGTGTATTCTTGAGCGTTCTTGTCACCGGTAACAATGGTTTTGTCAATACCGTCCCCAATAAGCATAATGTTTGACTTCTTAATCATAACATTCTCTTTGTAGACTCCTTGTTTCACGTATATAACATATCTGCCAGAACCACTAGCTGATGCCACGGCCTCAGAGATTGTCTTGTAATTTCCAGACCCATCTTGGGCTACAACAGCATCAGCTTTTGGTCCAGATTCTGATGATTGGAGAAGCCTTCTTCGATCAGCAGCCGAAACCCATGTCGGGAAGCCATCAGATTTAAGCAAGCGCCGCCCACCAATCTGTTTGCTATGTAACATAGTTGAATAAGTTGATGATGAAGCTAGGGCCTTATTGATTGCGAGTGTATTGCTAAGCAATTTCGAGAAGCTACTTAGCATATTAGGAAAGTATTGTAAAGTGGAATACAAGTTGAAGTCTTTAAAACCATTTTCACATGTTTGTTGGTTGGCGATTGATGCACTTAACCATGTTAATGCATCTGTTGGATTGTTGGAGCTAATGGAACGATTGAGCTGGTTAATCGTATCCTCATAGAGCTCCAAACAATCATTCCAAGCCAACTTGGCTCGTTCATTGAATAAATTCGTGTCCATGGATGAGATAAGCCGGTGGGCTTCGATAGCTTGGTCCATAGTCACCTTATGAGCTATTACATGAAATTCGGACTTTGATTCATCCACGGTTGATGAAAGATTGGTGTTCATGAATTGATTGCATACTTTTGGATATGGGGTTTGGCTGCATGATGTTATAGTAGTAGCACCATGCACAAACCTAAGATTTAGACATAGAAGATATGCAATTGACAAGGCTAACACAAGCTTATCCATGAGGGATTTTCTGTAGTATTTTGAATGTGTTAAAGATGGCAATGCAATTGGTTCTATATATAGGCCAAACTTGGAATGGTAAGCAAGTACGTACGTCGGTACGTGTATAAGTTAGTGTCAGCAATTTGAAACGCGTTAGCTAGGGCTTGTTTTTTGTCAAATGAATTATTTGGGGCCATGCATGATTCTCACGTGAAACAAGAATCTTGTggcttttatttgtttatttggttcGACTTCATTTGGTATTAGAAATTTCTTGTGGTGGTTTCGAATGCCACGTAGGATTTTCATTGAATAGCGGAAAATTTACGGCACTAAAAGAGGGCATCTACGGGAggatttgttatttatttatttatttttactaataatTGATGAAAATAACATAAGTCTCGATGGGAAGACGATGAGTCTTTGTTGCTTTGCGTTTAAAGTTTGGTCAAGCGAGCTATTTGTAGAACAGACAAGTGATGAATTTTCCTTGCAGTTTGGTTCATTATTCTTATATGCAAGTAACGTTCTCTCGTAGGAATTAAGTAATGCACTTGTTGTTTTCGTTGTAACAACTAAGCATTTAAGGATATTGGTGGGTTTTAGTgcgtattaaaaaaaaaaaaaaaaaatctaatcctTACAAGCTGATGTGGTAATAATTGGGAGTAGtggatttcaaaaaatatatgaatgtcagaattatttttgtgattaataacacattaatttGAGATAGATGGAAAGTCATAAGAAGCAAACACATTTGCTTCAAGAAAACATATATATCCTTGAATTCACAAGAAAAATTACTGGAATctacctaaaaataaaaagaaaaaagtttgaatttttattaaagtgAATACCGAACCATTTTGAAGGTTATAATGtatttaaatagaaaagaagTCCTAGAATGGCTAGGAAACGCTCAAAAAATCTTAAAGTAGTTCTTGTGTGGCTAGAAAAACAccccaaaaccctaatttacaaaaaaaagggcaaaattGAGATAGTTATGAAATTAAATCCTATTATCTTTAGGAGACATCCTACAATAAATAGgacattatttattattatttttttagaaacaataggacattatcaaaatgaaaggtactatgtccacaatattttcataatattttcacaacaaattagagattattagttcaaatttgaacttattattgaaattacttttctatCTCACGATTAACAACCTGTAACAACCtaccacataaaatttgttgtgaaaatattgtggacataataTTTTCCTTATCAAAATATGACATTATTTTGCaaaactttgtcctttttttaattaaacataAGTAGTGGAGGTATTTTCcctattattttatcatttatatagTGATTGCTTTTCCTAAATATAGTAATGATTAAGGTATGTGTAACGTTTGGTCGTTTTTAAGACTTTAAGAACTAAATTAATATACTtgatagggttttttttttttttttttccttttaaagaattgaagttaaaaaataaaaaattaaaaaaaactctatttgACTAAGATGTCTACAATAAGAATAAGTGATCAATCTAAAATCTCTCATAGCTGGTTGCAATAATTGGGTAGCGATCAAGCTAAATCACACGTAGCAGGTTGCATTAATTGAAGTAGATGAAACTTAAATCACTCATTGTGTTAAGGTGACCTTGTTtatggaagaaaagaaaaatcttgcTGGATTAAGATTAGGTGCAATATATAGCATTAGATGGCTaagattgaaagttgaaaaaaacaacttttaatctcaaccattgaattaaaaaaaattaaaaaaagtgtcaaaaaattaaagctaaaaaataaaatggtaaaaattgatgtgagagagagtgagtgtaATTGCACCTAGTACCGGATCCAAATCAAATCTTGTAAGAATTATAATTTATAGTTTCTTTAAAAACCCTCTCTATcttaaatctaaaatatctacaATAACTCAATATGAGTGAGTGAACAATCTTAATCATAGATTACCTATAGTTGCATTAATTGGGGGTAGATAAAACTTTCTTCTTACATTGCTTCTCCTATCATACTTTCTAAATTCACACGGGACGACTCGGGAAGTTTGAGCCTTTCATTAGCATGTggttttcttttacttttcttaggTGAATAGCCACATCCATGCCTTAATGCAATGCTCTGGATGAGGTTGTTGGAGAGTTCTGTCTTATCCAGTTCTACGAGTTGTTTCAACTTTGAAATATAATACTTCTTGCTAGGTTGGGGACAGTCTAAAACTCCAAATGCCTATTTCTCTTTAAAGACACTTGTACAATTTTGTACAAGTGTCTGGCCTTCAACTTCGGAGAGGctcaatattttcaataatcaACAAATAATTCTAAGACCACACATTTtaatattacacatttttttttcacaattattctATGTTAGATTATAATTAATTGTCTATTTTTTTCACATAGACTCATTAACTTTTTTCCACCACTCAACCTGTCACATTAGAATTATTATGGCACAAAAGGGTGATCCTATATTCTTTTCCCctctttttatttctaaatcttttaaaaacttttttgcCGACGGTTTGAGGGGAATGTGATATAtaggaaaatactaaaattatcataaaaatttgaatggAAAAGACTTATAAATTTACAAGCCAATAATTGTAATTGGTGtagtattaataatttaataaaaaaattaattttttgttgttgttgtgtgttttaaaacttaaaagtctGACACATCTATTTATAAAGCCTATATATAAACTCAAGtttttaataacaataacaTCCCTCTCTAATATTTATTGGCTTTTCACTTTGAAAAATGTGCTTCTTATGatatttttataagattttttttttttttttgtcacaactcacaaaggCTAAGTGGCTAGGCTCAAGGATGCtttggaaattaaaaagaaaaacttttgcataatatatatatatatatatatttttttttttttgcaatttggatTCTTGAAGTCCATTAAAAAGTATGGATAACAAGAGtaattttagggattttttttaaataacctttttttacaattcatcaAGATGATAATTTATGATTAGAATAATACCATCTTATTGTAGACATACCAAATTTAATAGTCAATAAtcacaataaatcatgttaaattattataaagtaaattgtgaaacatttttatgtcttttttttttagtgtgtgtATACGTAATTCAATGATCAcaatgagagatgagagatttgAAGATGCTTGAATACAATCCCAGACCAATTCTAGCTGCTAACTAACAATGTGGTCCGCCTATGTTTGCTATACCAAATAAGCGTACGTAATCTATGGATGTGACATTTTTCCTAAAGGCGTGGAATCTTCTTGTCAATAAGACGGACTTTTCTTCTAAGTCCATTTCATTGTGTTCATGAGTATGTCGGACTTGCCATGGAAGCCAACCCAACAGGATAAGTGGTAGACCAAACATTGGATTCATCATGCATAGAATCagaaaaaaataaccaaacattGGATTCATCATGCACAGAATcaggaaaaaatattattagttcCCTACATGAAGTGTTATCAGAAGAATCGGAACTTGATAATTAAGAACTTAAAACAGAGCAATAACACAAATTTATGTTCACGACAGTTTGACTACAACTTGCCACGGTGAATATCGAAGAAAATTACTAATAGAGGTGGGGGGACAGAGAAGGGGAAAAGGAAAATCAATCATATATACACATGCATGCATGTGCATCTCTTGaattatcattaatttttctaactcaatAGTTGTAAAAGTGTCATTTCATTTACATTCGTATTGATATTAATAAAGTTGGTAACATGATAAATCCAGTATAGAACATTCAAACTCAAcctaattataattttttattttagcaattgTTAAAAGAATCCTGATCTTATTGACCAGCTACCTATACAGTgatgaatattattttttaggaaggCCTTTAATCATTACATAATCAATTGATCAACTACCTATACAAATCTTTAAGCTTGCTTAtttgagctctctctctctgagagGTGCTTACCCACCCACCGGCCATCACCCCCTACtatttttattagggtggtTATGAAAGACTATACGTAAGTGAGGAAGTCCTTCCTATATAAATCCCTTTTCTTCATGAACTTCGTTAATTATTCGGATTTCTAGTAGGACCTTCAGCGTAAGTGCCCTCTTCCCCCTCCTCTCTTTCTCACCTTTTTCGTCCTTTTtgacattttcaattttttgtcttATGCAAATGGACCACACACGTACCTTTCTTTCCCAAATGTCAATTACGTTCGTCATTGCTTTGTAATAGTGGGGTTTAAAATTGACTAGTTCCATTCTTGACTGATCATTggtctattatttttattcttctttttcttattatcattatcattattattattattggggtCTAGGATTTGTCTATTATTCGGCATAAAACTATAAAAGCCACACTCCTGCCAAAAAAAAGGGGTTCACGACGGCTGCTTGATGACCACACATATCGCTTCCTTCTTATTGTGTGGCagcaaaaagaaagatttgGCCAAAACCAATCTTCTGCAATTGAATGTGCCAAAACTAGTCCAATTTATGATTGAGTCTTTAGGGTTGAGTTAAACATCGTAGCTGGAATCCCATTTCATATGTAAAGAAAAGTTAAAGAATCTCTTTGAATTATGCACATTTGGACAAATATGCCCGATTGATTGATGTAGCAGCAATTGAAAAGCATCTATCTCAAACCATGTTTTggttcaaaagtttttttttttttttttttaaagcgcCAAAGTTTGGCTTCAAACACGTTTTGAGTCTTGGACTCCAAtgaccaataaaaatatgatatttgatCTTCTTATGTGCAAAGCACATGACGCAACACgtgttactttatttatttatttgtggttgaagcccaaagctccaaacattaaaaaaaaaaaaaataaaaaaaaaataaaaggctagTTAAATTCTGTAAATAacttcctcctcttcttcttctttcttttttatttatttatttatttatttttttttaaattttaaattataggaGGAAGAAGTGTATTTTCAAAAGATA
This genomic stretch from Quercus lobata isolate SW786 chromosome 3, ValleyOak3.0 Primary Assembly, whole genome shotgun sequence harbors:
- the LOC115981547 gene encoding pectinesterase-like, producing MDKLVLALSIAYLLCLNLRFVHGATTITSCSQTPYPKVCNQFMNTNLSSTVDESKSEFHVIAHKVTMDQAIEAHRLISSMDTNLFNERAKLAWNDCLELYEDTINQLNRSISSNNPTDALTWLSASIANQQTCENGFKDFNLYSTLQYFPNMLSSFSKLLSNTLAINKALASSSTYSTMLHSKQIGGRRLLKSDGFPTWVSAADRRRLLQSSESGPKADAVVAQDGSGNYKTISEAVASASGSGRYVIYVKQGVYKENVMIKKSNIMLIGDGIDKTIVTGDKNAQEYTTFKTATVAISGDSFIARDITFENTAGPENHQAVALLSASDLSIFYRCSFKGYQDTLYVFSQRQFYRDCDIYGTEDFIFGDAVAVFQNCNIYVRKPMSGQKNTITAQSRQDPNENTGIIIHNSRVTAAEDLSSVETYLGRPWKEYSRTVFMKCDLGSLINPAGWYPWDGDFALDTLYYAEYMNTGSGSDTSGRVKWKGYHVISSPAEAGKFTVRNFLAGDEWISGTGVPYMEDL